One Coffea arabica cultivar ET-39 chromosome 5e, Coffea Arabica ET-39 HiFi, whole genome shotgun sequence DNA segment encodes these proteins:
- the LOC113694794 gene encoding F-box/LRR-repeat protein At4g14096-like — MLWESYSVSEFRLHSQNISTSYLASVWISFMLWRDIQVLDIAIGLGENENSAVLPSEIFWCKTLVVLKLCGGALVKFPNIFCLPKLKVLHIELLKVGGSDTSLRDGQGRVVDPEDAWTNAVRPRIYKVGSVEISIPSLEKLIWRPFWGMDKVVLNTPNLQVLEYDDSYSKVQSTCGFKSLLFSFISKMCNVKFLRLSGASLEVLFRSPHSLPEFHNLRRMELKASRDYQWQLLEILLHCAPNLEVLICDLTALDYGAQEKPVCFAKHLREIEIRNFSGHKLEFELVGYLLQQAAVLDVMSMSPLEHGMSKGWPPKKLLKCSKNCNIVFKGKTSLANKWINPFHCFLQSLIC, encoded by the exons ATGCTGTGGGAATCGTATTCTGTTAGTGAATTTCGTCTTCACAGCCAAAACATTTCCACAAGTTATCTTGCAAGTGTATGGATATCTTTTATGCTTTGGCGTGATATACAAGTTCTTGATATTGCAATTGGACTGGGAGAGAATGAAAATAGTGCAGTCTTGCCTAGTGAAATATTTTGGTGCAAAACGCTTGTGGTTTTGAAATTGTGTGGCGGAGCTCTTGTcaaatttccaaatattttttGTTTGCCCAAGCTCAAAGTTTTGCATATAGAATTGTTGAAAGTAGGGGGCAGTGATACAAGTTTGAGAGACGGGCAAGGCCGTGTAGTTGATCCTGAGGATGCCTGGACTAATGCAGTGCGGCCACGTATATATAAAGTTGGATCTGTTGAAATTTCAATTCCTTCCCTAGAAAAGTTAATCTGGCGCCCGTTTTGGGGTATGGACAAGGTTGTTCTTAATACCCCCAATCTTCAGGTTCTCGAGTACGATGATTCTTATAGTAAAGTACAGTCAACATGTGGGTTCAAGTCTCTG TTATTTAGTTTTATTAGTAAAATGTGCAATGTTAAGTTTCTTCGTCTATCAGGCGCTTCTTTAgag GTTCTCTTTCGATCTCCTCATTCGTTGCCTGAATTTCATAATTTGAGACGTATGGAGCTTAAAGCAAGCCGTGATTACCAGTGGCAACTTTTAGAAATTCTGCTGCATTGTGCTCCCAACCTGGAAGTGCTGATTTGTGACTTG ACAGCACTGGATTATGGTGCTCAAGAGAAGCCTGTGTGTTTTGCTAAACACCTTAGGGAAATTGAGATAAGAAATTTTTCTGGGCATAAGTTGGAGTTTGAATTAGTAGGGTATCTTCTGCAGCAGGCAGCTGTGCTTGATGTTATGTCTATGTCTCCTTTAGAGCATGGAATGTCCAAGGGATGGCCACCAAAGAAGCTATTGAAGTGCTCAAAGAACTGCAATATTGTGTTTAAAGGAAAAACCAGCCTTGCAAATAAATGGATAAACCCATTCCATTGCTTTCTGCAATCTTTAATTTGCTGA